The following proteins are co-located in the Abditibacteriaceae bacterium genome:
- a CDS encoding NDP-sugar synthase, producing the protein MKFAETSTVDLDRTFAIILAGGEGVRLRPLTSRIPKPLLPVANVSMIGQILHGLQQNGITRAALATGYKAELLRETLGETSNGVSLAHVEENLPLGSGGALRNVLDTVRPEAETLWVAGGDILHSVNIAAAIAHHQHSGALATIITVEVEDTSGFGICECDADGRVRRFLEKPPLGETTSRLANSALWIFSPKIRAELPRGASSLEREVFPRLAARGAVSAFVYDGFWLDCGTPERFIEANQAALDQRFPAILKGAVEGTSLIGDNAAIAPDAQILHSVVGTNAQIESGACVENCIVFDNARIESHAHLRNCIVDNETRVASDTSARDKIF; encoded by the coding sequence ATGAAGTTCGCTGAAACAAGTACGGTCGATCTCGACCGTACTTTCGCTATCATTCTGGCTGGTGGCGAAGGCGTGCGTTTGCGGCCTCTTACCTCACGCATTCCTAAACCACTTTTGCCCGTTGCCAATGTATCGATGATTGGCCAGATTTTGCATGGCTTGCAGCAAAATGGCATCACGCGCGCGGCTCTGGCGACAGGTTATAAAGCCGAATTGCTGCGCGAAACTCTCGGGGAAACATCCAACGGCGTTTCGCTCGCTCACGTCGAAGAAAATTTGCCGCTCGGCAGCGGCGGCGCGTTACGCAATGTTTTGGACACGGTAAGGCCGGAAGCCGAAACATTGTGGGTCGCAGGTGGCGATATTCTGCACAGCGTCAATATTGCGGCGGCGATTGCACATCATCAGCACAGCGGCGCGTTAGCGACGATTATCACGGTTGAAGTCGAAGATACGAGTGGCTTCGGCATCTGCGAATGCGACGCCGACGGGCGAGTGCGGCGTTTTCTGGAGAAGCCGCCGTTGGGCGAAACTACGTCGCGTCTGGCGAACAGTGCGCTCTGGATTTTTTCGCCCAAAATCAGAGCTGAATTGCCCAGAGGCGCGAGCAGTCTGGAGCGCGAGGTTTTCCCACGATTAGCCGCGCGCGGCGCAGTGTCGGCGTTTGTATATGACGGATTCTGGCTCGATTGTGGCACGCCCGAACGGTTTATCGAAGCCAACCAGGCCGCGCTCGACCAACGATTTCCGGCGATTCTCAAAGGCGCTGTCGAAGGCACTTCGTTAATCGGAGACAACGCGGCGATTGCGCCCGATGCTCAAATTCTGCATTCCGTTGTAGGCACGAATGCACAGATCGAAAGTGGCGCGTGCGTGGAGAACTGCATTGTTTTCGACAACGCGCGCATTGAAAGCCACGCACATTTGCGAAACTGCATCGTTGATAACGAAACGCGTGTGGCATCTGACACGTCGGCACGCGACAAAATATTTTAA
- a CDS encoding ribonuclease H-like domain-containing protein → MPNQPLPDEPQFPARPGSRAERLMNARLAESRPETASVPPPVEKTSKSKPARTRELNKRIRAALREHTDAVYGQGPKAEAPADEVASVEIPATKASSSWEDLANEIAPSGGARRGLATGARRGASVPNPESPKAHPVWRPAPVAPAVIECRQPKPSELLHDALRGEEKVCPTHGPHYVVSRAAAEYDTIFNGVHKRLETILAREVFPAFSGARVEDLLFVDIETTGLSSSMPLFLVGALGFERGAQLDLFLARDYPEERALLAAFLELARGKTLVTFNGKSFDWPYIEGRARGHRLGVSAPRAHFDMLHHARRTWKHSLPNCKLQTLELYLCGRTRIDDVPGSQIPRAYHEFVATHAEDGTGAHLMAPILHHNALDILTLSELVCIAGEEL, encoded by the coding sequence ATGCCGAACCAACCGCTGCCCGACGAACCGCAATTCCCTGCTCGCCCCGGCTCGCGCGCCGAACGATTAATGAACGCGCGCCTCGCCGAATCGCGTCCTGAAACCGCGAGCGTCCCGCCCCCCGTCGAAAAGACCTCGAAATCAAAACCGGCGCGAACGCGCGAACTCAACAAGCGCATTCGTGCGGCTCTGCGCGAGCACACCGACGCGGTGTATGGCCAAGGCCCCAAAGCCGAAGCGCCCGCAGACGAAGTAGCGTCGGTTGAAATTCCGGCCACGAAAGCGTCGAGTTCGTGGGAAGATTTGGCGAATGAAATCGCGCCTTCGGGCGGCGCGCGGCGCGGATTAGCAACGGGCGCGCGGCGTGGCGCTTCGGTGCCCAATCCCGAATCGCCAAAAGCGCACCCGGTGTGGCGACCTGCGCCGGTTGCGCCCGCAGTTATCGAATGCCGACAGCCGAAGCCTTCGGAGCTTTTGCACGATGCCCTGCGCGGCGAAGAAAAAGTCTGCCCGACTCATGGGCCGCATTACGTCGTGTCACGCGCGGCAGCCGAATACGACACGATTTTCAACGGGGTTCACAAGCGTTTGGAAACGATTCTGGCGCGCGAAGTATTTCCGGCTTTCTCGGGCGCGCGCGTGGAAGATTTGCTTTTCGTAGACATCGAAACGACCGGGCTTTCTTCGTCGATGCCGCTTTTTCTGGTAGGCGCTTTGGGCTTTGAACGCGGTGCACAACTCGATTTATTTCTCGCCCGCGATTATCCCGAAGAACGCGCGTTGCTGGCCGCATTTCTCGAATTGGCGCGCGGCAAAACTCTGGTCACGTTTAACGGCAAATCGTTCGACTGGCCTTACATCGAAGGCCGCGCGCGTGGGCATCGTTTGGGTGTTTCGGCGCCGCGCGCGCATTTCGATATGCTGCACCACGCGCGGCGAACATGGAAGCATTCGCTGCCGAACTGCAAGCTGCAAACGCTGGAGTTGTATTTGTGTGGGCGCACGCGCATCGACGATGTTCCAGGCAGCCAGATTCCGCGCGCTTATCACGAATTCGTCGCAACGCACGCCGAAGACGGCACCGGCGCGCATCTCATGGCCCCGATTCTTCATCACAACGCGCTCGATATTCTGACGCTTTCCGAATTGGTCTGTATCGCGGGCGAAGAATTATAA
- a CDS encoding SPFH and helix-turn-helix domain-containing protein translates to MSLLGFIKRELIDIIEWTDDSRDTLSFRWPDDDKEIKNGAQLIVRESQIVQFVYLGQFGDTFGPGKYTLATENIPVLTTLRGWKYGFASPFKADVYYVTTRLFTGNKWGTSNPVMMRDADFGIVRVRAFGTFDFRIVNPPLFLKEVAGSDQHFRLDEFADTMRSRVISLFSEALAEAKVPVLDVAMRYSELGDALLPLINPVITTKYGIEFTSFLIENVSVPPEVEQAIDKRSSMAAVGNLNDYVKFQMAQGMTEPGAGGGTAGFASEMAVGMAMAQQMVQQQGGALGAQATPGIAPAGAAPAAAPAPAAPAAAPALLSPGEAAQELGVSEGDVLQTLEAGDLKGKKIGSTWRISRAALDQFLNS, encoded by the coding sequence ATGTCACTTCTTGGTTTTATTAAACGCGAACTGATCGACATCATCGAATGGACCGATGATTCCCGCGACACTCTCAGCTTTCGTTGGCCCGACGACGACAAAGAAATCAAGAATGGCGCGCAACTGATTGTGCGCGAATCGCAGATCGTGCAATTTGTGTATCTGGGTCAATTTGGCGATACGTTTGGGCCGGGGAAGTACACGCTCGCCACCGAAAATATTCCCGTACTCACAACACTACGCGGCTGGAAATACGGTTTTGCCAGCCCGTTCAAAGCCGATGTTTATTACGTCACGACGCGGCTATTTACCGGCAATAAGTGGGGCACTTCCAACCCCGTCATGATGCGCGACGCCGACTTCGGCATTGTGCGCGTGCGGGCTTTCGGCACCTTCGATTTTCGTATTGTGAACCCGCCGCTTTTCTTGAAAGAAGTCGCAGGCAGCGACCAGCATTTCCGCCTCGACGAATTCGCCGACACGATGCGCTCGCGTGTGATTTCGCTGTTTAGCGAAGCGCTCGCGGAAGCCAAAGTCCCTGTTCTCGATGTTGCCATGCGTTACAGCGAACTGGGCGACGCGCTTTTGCCGCTTATCAATCCGGTTATCACGACAAAATACGGCATCGAATTCACGAGCTTCCTCATCGAGAATGTCAGCGTGCCGCCGGAAGTCGAGCAGGCGATTGACAAGCGTTCTTCGATGGCCGCAGTTGGCAACCTCAACGATTACGTGAAATTCCAGATGGCGCAGGGCATGACCGAGCCGGGAGCCGGTGGCGGCACCGCTGGTTTTGCAAGCGAAATGGCCGTCGGAATGGCGATGGCGCAGCAAATGGTTCAGCAGCAAGGCGGCGCCTTGGGCGCACAAGCAACGCCGGGAATTGCGCCTGCGGGCGCTGCACCTGCTGCTGCGCCCGCACCGGCAGCACCAGCGGCTGCTCCAGCTTTGCTTTCACCGGGCGAAGCCGCGCAGGAATTGGGCGTTTCTGAAGGCGATGTTCTTCAAACGCTCGAAGCCGGCGATCTCAAGGGCAAGAAAATTGGCTCGACATGGCGCATCAGTCGCGCGGCGCTCGACCAGTTTCTCAACAGCTAA
- a CDS encoding DUF1559 domain-containing protein, whose translation MMRVLKSFGGNLFGLGALSLVTAAILFPVFVRARHNARRSSCQSNLKQISLGMLQYQQDYDERFPPVASASKAVVEAALQKKQRSAYDAPDVPSYGWLDLLDPYLQDTSMYQCPSESHEPAKPLRSTSRGFSDYWMNGRWSGANSAKLVDTYRLIMLGDGDSRDSNSTSRYSKSSIVIENSESPWTERHLGGANYAFVDGHVKWLQRKAVSTTPGANHTFATK comes from the coding sequence ATGATGCGTGTTCTGAAATCGTTTGGCGGAAATTTGTTTGGCCTGGGAGCCTTGTCGCTTGTTACGGCAGCGATTCTTTTTCCTGTCTTTGTCCGCGCGCGGCACAATGCGCGGCGCAGTTCGTGTCAAAGCAACCTCAAGCAAATCAGTCTGGGCATGCTGCAATACCAGCAGGACTACGACGAACGCTTTCCGCCGGTTGCGAGTGCTTCCAAAGCAGTCGTCGAAGCCGCGCTGCAAAAGAAGCAGCGCTCGGCTTATGATGCGCCTGATGTCCCGTCTTATGGCTGGCTCGATTTGCTCGACCCGTATCTTCAAGACACCTCGATGTATCAATGCCCCAGTGAAAGCCACGAGCCTGCGAAGCCACTTCGCTCGACATCGCGCGGCTTTTCCGACTACTGGATGAATGGCCGTTGGTCGGGTGCAAATTCCGCAAAATTAGTGGACACGTATCGCTTGATAATGCTCGGCGATGGCGACAGCCGCGATTCCAACAGCACCTCGCGCTACAGCAAAAGCAGCATTGTGATCGAAAACAGCGAATCGCCGTGGACGGAGCGGCATCTCGGCGGCGCAAACTACGCCTTTGTCGATGGCCATGTCAAATGGCTCCAGCGAAAAGCTGTCTCCACTACGCCCGGCGCAAATCACACCTTCGCCACGAAGTAA
- a CDS encoding DUF1559 domain-containing protein, translating to MKYVRPLLVLLIVGGFLLIGYSWLNHARGNARRSSCASNIKNIALGFYQYVQDNDNRFPLVASASQREVEATQDKWGQPTEKTRPFGWVDALQPYLKSTSIFNCPSETIWPEDWRFTRPQFTDYWMNGQLSGIRLKSISNPSRVFLSGDGDGRDADSTARYNKVGLPTKSYDATQPIWTQRHIGGANYAFVDGHVEWLKPDEISAEANAPHTFSPK from the coding sequence ATGAAATATGTACGGCCTTTGCTGGTGCTTCTCATTGTCGGCGGTTTTCTACTGATTGGGTATTCCTGGCTTAACCATGCCCGCGGAAATGCGCGCCGTTCTTCGTGCGCGAGTAATATCAAAAATATCGCGCTTGGCTTCTATCAATATGTGCAGGACAACGACAATCGTTTCCCGCTTGTCGCTTCTGCCTCACAGCGAGAAGTTGAAGCAACGCAGGATAAATGGGGGCAACCGACGGAGAAAACGCGGCCTTTCGGCTGGGTCGATGCTCTGCAGCCTTACTTAAAAAGCACCAGTATTTTTAATTGTCCCAGCGAAACCATCTGGCCGGAGGATTGGAGGTTTACCAGACCCCAATTCACCGATTACTGGATGAACGGCCAATTATCTGGCATTCGATTGAAAAGCATTTCCAATCCATCGCGCGTCTTTCTTAGCGGCGACGGCGATGGGCGCGATGCCGACAGTACCGCGCGTTACAACAAAGTCGGCCTGCCTACGAAAAGTTACGACGCGACGCAACCGATCTGGACACAACGCCACATCGGCGGCGCGAACTATGCTTTTGTCGATGGTCACGTTGAGTGGCTCAAGCCCGACGAAATATCTGCTGAAGCTAATGCGCCGCACACATTCTCACCCAAATAG